From Budorcas taxicolor isolate Tak-1 chromosome 19, Takin1.1, whole genome shotgun sequence, the proteins below share one genomic window:
- the MTMR4 gene encoding myotubularin-related protein 4 isoform X2: protein MGEEGPPSLEYIQAKDLFPPKELVKEEENLQVPFTVLQGEGVEFLGRAADALIAISNYRLHIKFKDSVINVPLRMIDSVESRDMFQLHIACKDSKVVRCHFSTFKQCQEWLSRLSRATARPAKPEDLFAFAYHAWCLGLTEEDQHTHLCQPGEHVRCRQEAELARMGFDLQNVWRVSHINSNYKLCPSYPQKLLVPVWITDKELENVASFRSWKRIPVVVYRHLRNGAAIARCSQPEISWWGWRNADDEYLVTSIAKACALDPGPRTSGGSLSTGNSEASEACDTDFDSSLTACSGVESSTAAPQKLLILDARSYTAAVANRAKGGGCECEEYYPNCEVVFMGMANIHAIRNSFQYLRAVCSQMPDPSNWLSALESTKWLQHLSVMLKAAVLVANTVDREGRPVLVHCSDGWDRTPQIVALAKILLDPYYRTLEGFQVLVESDWLDFGHKFGDRCGHQENAEDQNEQCPVFLQWLDSVHQLLKQFPCLFEFNEAFLVKLVQHTYSCLYGTFLANNPCEREKRNIYKRTCSVWALLRAGNKNFHNFLYTPGSEMVLHPVCHVRALHLWTAVYLPASSPCTLGEESMDLYLSPVAQSQEFSGRSLDRLPKTRSMDDLLSACDTSSPLTRTSSDPNLNNHCQEARAGLEPWHGNPEASQTAVVESGAGGPQQAIGEVAGPPSLPSSQKDYLSNKPFKSHRNGSPGYKLLSATVPQETKSSTSEPEIKALAETQAPAPGPPAQDELDRTLDGTEEPPEHCPEKAAIHALSKVISDKREGTGDFPESSQNPLPGALQQAQLDSVLGMPSRRAPDHGLGTLCHPPSATCQTPPDPSADVLNQDPPGSAASVAHQEPPSSVLDTIHGEEDTGKRGNHRNGQLLENPRLGKVPLELARKPISQSQISEFSFLGSNWDSFHGMVTSLPSGETTPRRLLSYGCCSKKASSKQTRAPGPCFGGQWAQREGVKSPVCSSHSSGHCTGPGGKNNRMWLSGHPKQVPSMKPVPLSCPSPVPPLYLDDDGLPFPTDVIQHRLRQIEAGYKQEVEQLRRQVRELQMRLDIRHCCAPPAEPPMDYEDDFTCLKESDGSDTEDFGSDHSDDCLSEASWEPVDKKETEDAFLAAVLLEFFLLPSVR, encoded by the exons GGTGAGGAGGGGCCCCCCAGCCTGGAGTACATCCAAGCCAAGGATCTGTTCCCCCCCAAGGAACTAGTGAAAGAGGAGGAGAATCTGCAG GTGCCCTTCACAGTGCTGCAGGGCGAGGGAGTGGAGTTCCTGGGCCGCGCAGCTGATGCCCTCATTGCCATCTCCAACTACCGGCTGCATATCAAGTTCAAGGACTCTGTCATCAAC GTCCCGCTCCGGATGATTGACAGCGTGGAGAGCCGGGATATGTTCCAGTTGCACATTGCCTGCAAGGACTCCAAAGTGGTGAG GTGCCACTTCTCCACGTTCAAGCAGTGCCAAGAGTGGCTGTCGCGGCTAAGCCGGGCCACAGCGAGACCTGCCAAGCCCGAGGACCTCTTTGCCTTTGCCTACCATGCCTGGTGCCTGGGGCTGACTGAGGAAGACCAGCACACCCACCTGTGTCAGCCAG GTGAGCACGTACGATGTCGGCAGGAGGCCGAGCTGGCGAGGATGGGTTTTGACCTGCAGAATGTCTGGAGGGTCTCACACATCAACAGCAACTACAA GTTGTGTCCCAGTTATCCTCAGAAGCTGCTGGTTCCCGTATGGATCACAGATAAAGAGCTGGAGAACGTGGCTTCCTTCCGCTCCTGGAAGCGGATCCCTGTGGTTGTGTATAG ACACCTACGCAACGGGGCTGCTATTGCCCGCTGCAGCCAGCCCGAGATCAGCTGGTGGGGCTGGCGCAATGCTGACGATGAGTACTTGGTCACATCCATCGCTAAAGCCTGTGCCCTGGACCCAGGGCCAAGGACCAGTGGGGGCTCCCTCAGCACCGGGAATAGTGAGGCCAGCGAGGCCTGTGACACTGACTTCG ACTCTTCCCTGACGGCGTGCTCCGGAGTAGAGAGCAGCACGGCTGCCCCCCAGAAGCTGCTGATCCTGGATGCCCGATCCTACACGGCGGCGGTGGCCAACAGGGCCAAGGGTGGCGGTTGTGAGTGTGAAG AGTACTACCCCAACTGTGAGGTCGTGTTCATGGGAATGGCCAACATCCATGCCATCCGGAATAGCTTCCAGTACCTCCGTGCTGTGTGTAGCCAGATGCCGGATCCCAGCAA CTGGTTGTCAGCTCTGGAGAGCACCAAGTGGCTGCAGCACCTGTCGGTGATGCTGAAGGCGGCGGTGCTCGTGGCGAACACCGTGGACCGGGAGGGCCGGCCCGTTCTGGTGCACTGCTCAGACGGCTGGGATCGCACGCCGCAGATCGTTGCGCTGGCCAAGATTCTCCTGGACCCCTATTACAGGACACTGGAG GGTTTCCAGGTGTTGGTGGAATCTGACTGGCTGGATTTTGGGCACAAGTTTGGAGACCGCTGCGGCCACCAGGAGAACGCAGAGGACCAGAACGAGCAGTGCCCCGTGTTCCTGCAGTGGCTCGACTCCGTCCACCAGCTGCTCAAGCAGTTTCCCTGCCTGTTCGAGTTTAACGAGGCCTTCCTG GTGAAGCTGGTACAGCACACGTACTCCTGCCTCTACGGCACCTTCCTGGCCAACAACCCCTGTGAGCGGGAGAAGCGTAACATCTACAAGCGGACCTGCTCCGTGTGGGCCCTCCTACGAGCCGGCAACAAGAACTTCCACAACTTCCTCTACACGCCTGGCTCAGAAATG GTCCTGCATCCCGTGTGTCACGTCCGGGCGCTGCACCTCTGGACAGCTGTGTATCTGCCGGCCTCATCTCCGTGCACACTTGGGGAGGAGAGCATGGACCTCTAcctctccccagtggctcagagccAGGAGTTCTCCGGCCGCTCTCTGGACAG ATTACCTAAAACGAGATCTATGGATGATCTTCTTTCTGCCTGTGACACAAGCAGCCCCTTGACGCGCACATCCAGTGACCCCAACCTGAATAACCACTGTCAGGAGGCCAGAGCAGGCCTGGAGCCCTGGCATGGCAATCCCGAGGCATCGCAGACTGCCGTTGTGGAGTCTGGGGCCGGAGGTCCCCAGCAGGCTATAGGGGAGGTGGCGGGTCCTCCCTCGCTGCCCAGCAGCCAGAAGGACTACTTGAGCAATAAACCTTTTAAGAGTCACAGAAACGGTTCTCCAGGTTACAAACTGCTCAGTGCCACAGTGCCCCAGGAAACGAAGAGCAGCACTTCTGAGCCTGAGATCAAAGCCCTCGCAGAGACTCAGGCCCCAGCTCCAGGCCCTCCTGCCCAGGACGAGCTGGATAGGACTTTGGATGGCACAGAGGAGCCACCTGAACACTGTCCTGAAAAAGCAGCTATCCACGCTCTCTCTAAAGTCATCTCGGACAAACGTGAAGGAACCGGTGACTTTCCTGAGTCCTCCCAGAACCCCCTCCCAGGTGCCCTCCAGCAGGCCCAGCTGGACTCTGTGCTGGGCATGCCCTCCAGACGTGCCCCAGATCATGGTCTGGGCACCCTCTGCCACCCACCGAGTGCTACCTGCCAAACTCCTCCAGACCCCAGCGCTGACGTTCTCAACCAGGACCCCCCGGGGTCTGCAGCAAGTGTCGCCCACCAGGAACCGCCTAGTTCTGTGCTAGATACGATTCACGGGGAGGAAGACACAGGCAAGAGAGGGAATCATAGGAACGGGCAGTTGCTGGAGAACCCCCGCTTGGGAAAAGTGCCATTGGAATTGGCCCGAAAGCCAATTTCTCAGAGCCAGATTAGTGAGTTCTCTTTCTTAGGGTCCAACTGGGACAGCTTCCACGGGATGGTGACTTCCCTCCCCAGTGGGGAGACCACCCCTCGACGGCTGCTTTCCTACGGCTGTTGTAGCAAGAAAGCGAGCAGTAAGCAGACGCGGGCACCGGGGCCCTGCTTTGGGGGCCAGTGGGCTCAGAGAGAAGGGGTGAAGTCGCCGGTCTGTTCTAGTCATTCCAGTGGACACTGTACTGGTCCAGGTGGAAAAAACAACCGGATGTGGCTGTCCGGTCACCCAAAGCAGGTCCCCAGCATGAAGCCTGTCCCCTTGAGCTGCCCTTCTCCAGTGCCTCCTCTCTACCTGGACGACGACGGACTCCCCTTCCCCACGGATGTGATCCAGCACAGGTTACGGCAGATCGAAGCGGGGTACAAGCAGGAAGTGGAGCAGCTCCGTCGACAGGTGCGTGAGCTTCAGATGAGGCTGGATATCCGCCACTGCTGCGCCCCTCCAGCGGAGCCCCCCATGGACTATGAGGACGATTTT ACGTGTTTGAAGGAGTCAGATGGCAGTGATACAGAAGATTTTGGCTCTGATCACAGTGACGACTGCCTTTCAGAAGCAAGCTGGGAACCTGTTGATAAGAAAGAGACTGAG GATGCTTTCCTTGCTGCAGTGTTGCTGGaatttttccttttgccctctGTTAGGTGA
- the MTMR4 gene encoding myotubularin-related protein 4 isoform X1 — translation MVPFTVLQGEGVEFLGRAADALIAISNYRLHIKFKDSVINVPLRMIDSVESRDMFQLHIACKDSKVVRCHFSTFKQCQEWLSRLSRATARPAKPEDLFAFAYHAWCLGLTEEDQHTHLCQPGEHVRCRQEAELARMGFDLQNVWRVSHINSNYKLCPSYPQKLLVPVWITDKELENVASFRSWKRIPVVVYRHLRNGAAIARCSQPEISWWGWRNADDEYLVTSIAKACALDPGPRTSGGSLSTGNSEASEACDTDFDSSLTACSGVESSTAAPQKLLILDARSYTAAVANRAKGGGCECEEYYPNCEVVFMGMANIHAIRNSFQYLRAVCSQMPDPSNWLSALESTKWLQHLSVMLKAAVLVANTVDREGRPVLVHCSDGWDRTPQIVALAKILLDPYYRTLEGFQVLVESDWLDFGHKFGDRCGHQENAEDQNEQCPVFLQWLDSVHQLLKQFPCLFEFNEAFLVKLVQHTYSCLYGTFLANNPCEREKRNIYKRTCSVWALLRAGNKNFHNFLYTPGSEMVLHPVCHVRALHLWTAVYLPASSPCTLGEESMDLYLSPVAQSQEFSGRSLDRLPKTRSMDDLLSACDTSSPLTRTSSDPNLNNHCQEARAGLEPWHGNPEASQTAVVESGAGGPQQAIGEVAGPPSLPSSQKDYLSNKPFKSHRNGSPGYKLLSATVPQETKSSTSEPEIKALAETQAPAPGPPAQDELDRTLDGTEEPPEHCPEKAAIHALSKVISDKREGTGDFPESSQNPLPGALQQAQLDSVLGMPSRRAPDHGLGTLCHPPSATCQTPPDPSADVLNQDPPGSAASVAHQEPPSSVLDTIHGEEDTGKRGNHRNGQLLENPRLGKVPLELARKPISQSQISEFSFLGSNWDSFHGMVTSLPSGETTPRRLLSYGCCSKKASSKQTRAPGPCFGGQWAQREGVKSPVCSSHSSGHCTGPGGKNNRMWLSGHPKQVPSMKPVPLSCPSPVPPLYLDDDGLPFPTDVIQHRLRQIEAGYKQEVEQLRRQVRELQMRLDIRHCCAPPAEPPMDYEDDFTCLKESDGSDTEDFGSDHSDDCLSEASWEPVDKKETEVTRWVPDHMASHCYNCDCEFWLAKRRHHCRNCGNVFCAGCCHLKLPIPDQQLYDPVLVCNSCYEHIQVSRARELMSQHLKKPIATASS, via the exons GTGCCCTTCACAGTGCTGCAGGGCGAGGGAGTGGAGTTCCTGGGCCGCGCAGCTGATGCCCTCATTGCCATCTCCAACTACCGGCTGCATATCAAGTTCAAGGACTCTGTCATCAAC GTCCCGCTCCGGATGATTGACAGCGTGGAGAGCCGGGATATGTTCCAGTTGCACATTGCCTGCAAGGACTCCAAAGTGGTGAG GTGCCACTTCTCCACGTTCAAGCAGTGCCAAGAGTGGCTGTCGCGGCTAAGCCGGGCCACAGCGAGACCTGCCAAGCCCGAGGACCTCTTTGCCTTTGCCTACCATGCCTGGTGCCTGGGGCTGACTGAGGAAGACCAGCACACCCACCTGTGTCAGCCAG GTGAGCACGTACGATGTCGGCAGGAGGCCGAGCTGGCGAGGATGGGTTTTGACCTGCAGAATGTCTGGAGGGTCTCACACATCAACAGCAACTACAA GTTGTGTCCCAGTTATCCTCAGAAGCTGCTGGTTCCCGTATGGATCACAGATAAAGAGCTGGAGAACGTGGCTTCCTTCCGCTCCTGGAAGCGGATCCCTGTGGTTGTGTATAG ACACCTACGCAACGGGGCTGCTATTGCCCGCTGCAGCCAGCCCGAGATCAGCTGGTGGGGCTGGCGCAATGCTGACGATGAGTACTTGGTCACATCCATCGCTAAAGCCTGTGCCCTGGACCCAGGGCCAAGGACCAGTGGGGGCTCCCTCAGCACCGGGAATAGTGAGGCCAGCGAGGCCTGTGACACTGACTTCG ACTCTTCCCTGACGGCGTGCTCCGGAGTAGAGAGCAGCACGGCTGCCCCCCAGAAGCTGCTGATCCTGGATGCCCGATCCTACACGGCGGCGGTGGCCAACAGGGCCAAGGGTGGCGGTTGTGAGTGTGAAG AGTACTACCCCAACTGTGAGGTCGTGTTCATGGGAATGGCCAACATCCATGCCATCCGGAATAGCTTCCAGTACCTCCGTGCTGTGTGTAGCCAGATGCCGGATCCCAGCAA CTGGTTGTCAGCTCTGGAGAGCACCAAGTGGCTGCAGCACCTGTCGGTGATGCTGAAGGCGGCGGTGCTCGTGGCGAACACCGTGGACCGGGAGGGCCGGCCCGTTCTGGTGCACTGCTCAGACGGCTGGGATCGCACGCCGCAGATCGTTGCGCTGGCCAAGATTCTCCTGGACCCCTATTACAGGACACTGGAG GGTTTCCAGGTGTTGGTGGAATCTGACTGGCTGGATTTTGGGCACAAGTTTGGAGACCGCTGCGGCCACCAGGAGAACGCAGAGGACCAGAACGAGCAGTGCCCCGTGTTCCTGCAGTGGCTCGACTCCGTCCACCAGCTGCTCAAGCAGTTTCCCTGCCTGTTCGAGTTTAACGAGGCCTTCCTG GTGAAGCTGGTACAGCACACGTACTCCTGCCTCTACGGCACCTTCCTGGCCAACAACCCCTGTGAGCGGGAGAAGCGTAACATCTACAAGCGGACCTGCTCCGTGTGGGCCCTCCTACGAGCCGGCAACAAGAACTTCCACAACTTCCTCTACACGCCTGGCTCAGAAATG GTCCTGCATCCCGTGTGTCACGTCCGGGCGCTGCACCTCTGGACAGCTGTGTATCTGCCGGCCTCATCTCCGTGCACACTTGGGGAGGAGAGCATGGACCTCTAcctctccccagtggctcagagccAGGAGTTCTCCGGCCGCTCTCTGGACAG ATTACCTAAAACGAGATCTATGGATGATCTTCTTTCTGCCTGTGACACAAGCAGCCCCTTGACGCGCACATCCAGTGACCCCAACCTGAATAACCACTGTCAGGAGGCCAGAGCAGGCCTGGAGCCCTGGCATGGCAATCCCGAGGCATCGCAGACTGCCGTTGTGGAGTCTGGGGCCGGAGGTCCCCAGCAGGCTATAGGGGAGGTGGCGGGTCCTCCCTCGCTGCCCAGCAGCCAGAAGGACTACTTGAGCAATAAACCTTTTAAGAGTCACAGAAACGGTTCTCCAGGTTACAAACTGCTCAGTGCCACAGTGCCCCAGGAAACGAAGAGCAGCACTTCTGAGCCTGAGATCAAAGCCCTCGCAGAGACTCAGGCCCCAGCTCCAGGCCCTCCTGCCCAGGACGAGCTGGATAGGACTTTGGATGGCACAGAGGAGCCACCTGAACACTGTCCTGAAAAAGCAGCTATCCACGCTCTCTCTAAAGTCATCTCGGACAAACGTGAAGGAACCGGTGACTTTCCTGAGTCCTCCCAGAACCCCCTCCCAGGTGCCCTCCAGCAGGCCCAGCTGGACTCTGTGCTGGGCATGCCCTCCAGACGTGCCCCAGATCATGGTCTGGGCACCCTCTGCCACCCACCGAGTGCTACCTGCCAAACTCCTCCAGACCCCAGCGCTGACGTTCTCAACCAGGACCCCCCGGGGTCTGCAGCAAGTGTCGCCCACCAGGAACCGCCTAGTTCTGTGCTAGATACGATTCACGGGGAGGAAGACACAGGCAAGAGAGGGAATCATAGGAACGGGCAGTTGCTGGAGAACCCCCGCTTGGGAAAAGTGCCATTGGAATTGGCCCGAAAGCCAATTTCTCAGAGCCAGATTAGTGAGTTCTCTTTCTTAGGGTCCAACTGGGACAGCTTCCACGGGATGGTGACTTCCCTCCCCAGTGGGGAGACCACCCCTCGACGGCTGCTTTCCTACGGCTGTTGTAGCAAGAAAGCGAGCAGTAAGCAGACGCGGGCACCGGGGCCCTGCTTTGGGGGCCAGTGGGCTCAGAGAGAAGGGGTGAAGTCGCCGGTCTGTTCTAGTCATTCCAGTGGACACTGTACTGGTCCAGGTGGAAAAAACAACCGGATGTGGCTGTCCGGTCACCCAAAGCAGGTCCCCAGCATGAAGCCTGTCCCCTTGAGCTGCCCTTCTCCAGTGCCTCCTCTCTACCTGGACGACGACGGACTCCCCTTCCCCACGGATGTGATCCAGCACAGGTTACGGCAGATCGAAGCGGGGTACAAGCAGGAAGTGGAGCAGCTCCGTCGACAGGTGCGTGAGCTTCAGATGAGGCTGGATATCCGCCACTGCTGCGCCCCTCCAGCGGAGCCCCCCATGGACTATGAGGACGATTTT ACGTGTTTGAAGGAGTCAGATGGCAGTGATACAGAAGATTTTGGCTCTGATCACAGTGACGACTGCCTTTCAGAAGCAAGCTGGGAACCTGTTGATAAGAAAGAGACTGAG GTGACTCGCTGGGTTCCAGACCACATGGCATCACATTGCTATAATTGTGACTGTGAATTCTGGTTGGCCAAACGCAGACACCATTGCAG AAATTGTGGAAATGTATTTTGTGCTGGCTGCTGTCACCTGAAGTTGCCCATTCCTGATCAACAACTCTATGACCCAGTTCTCGTCTGTAACTCATGTTACGAACATATCCAAGTATCTCGGGCCAGGGAACTCATGAGCCAACATCTGAAGAAACCCATTGCTACAGCTTCCAGTTGA